In Streptomyces puniciscabiei, a single genomic region encodes these proteins:
- a CDS encoding type II toxin-antitoxin system RelE family toxin, translating to MPPTTTYDVYYTVQAAQARDRLDDRQRNAFDKGIAMLARDPFLPVSRPIGSTGDDRTIRLTQNILVEYTVSRGRLLIFIVEVFNDKDILITDE from the coding sequence ATGCCCCCCACGACCACCTACGACGTCTACTACACGGTCCAGGCCGCACAGGCTCGCGATCGCCTCGACGACCGGCAGCGGAACGCGTTCGACAAGGGCATCGCCATGCTGGCCCGCGACCCCTTCCTTCCGGTGTCCCGGCCCATAGGGTCCACCGGCGACGACCGCACGATCCGTCTCACCCAGAACATCCTGGTGGAGTACACGGTGAGCCGCGGCCGTCTGCTCATCTTCATCGTCGAGGTGTTCAACGACAAGGACATCCTCATCACCGACGAGTGA